Proteins encoded by one window of Sphaerodactylus townsendi isolate TG3544 linkage group LG02, MPM_Stown_v2.3, whole genome shotgun sequence:
- the FEV gene encoding protein FEV encodes MRRGLARTLLLNMYLPDPVGETLFKEGKNQAWGSLGPGVQKGSGQIQLWQFLLELLSDRANLNCIAWEGTNGEFKLLDPDEVARRWGERKSKPNMNYDKLSRALRYYYDKNIMTKVHGKRYAYKFDFQGLAQVCQPATPDHTLYKFQAPLPFSGISKLNIMASGVTPTSFSYWPGSTPALYPSHGLQPSTPFSAMATSHINNMNSHYH; translated from the exons ATGAGACGCGGCTTGGCCCGGACCCTGCTGCTCAACATGTACCTGCCAG ACCCGGTCGGGGAGACTTTGTTCAAAGAAGGCAAAAACCAAGCGTGGGGCTCCCTGGGGCCAGGGGTGCAAAAAG GCAGTGGACAGATTCAGTTGTGGCAGTTTCTGCTGGAGCTGCTTTCAGACCGTGCAAACCTCAACTGCATTGCATGGGAGGGCACCAACGGTGAGTTCAAACTGCTGGATCCCGATGAGGTGGCACGGCGCTGGGGCGAGCGCAAGAGCAAGCCCAACATGAACTATGATAAGTTGAGTCGGGCGCTACGCTACTACTATGACAAGAACATCATGACCAAGGTGCACGGCAAGCGCTACGCCTACAAGTTCGACTTCCAGGGCCTAGCACAGGTCTGCCAACCAGCCACGCCTGACCACACCCTCTACAAATTCCAGGCACCCTTGCCTTTCTCTGGCATCTCCAAACTCAACATCATGGCCTCCGGTGTGACCCCTACCAGTTTCTCCTACTGGCCAGGTTCTACTCCGGCCCTGTACCCCAGCCATGGCCTACAGCCGTCAACACCCTTCAGTGCCATGGCAACCTCCCATATCAACAACATGAACAGTCACTACCACTAG